From the Natronococcus sp. AD-5 genome, one window contains:
- a CDS encoding thiol-disulfide oxidoreductase DCC family protein — protein MPPLGPPTLVYDDDCGVCTRAARFVDRRAVIDIVGFSELTGELRARLPADYEDCAHFVTDEATYSCGEAMERAYEQTNLFPSQLFPLFRRVPGYELVREYVYRIIASNRPLISRLLP, from the coding sequence ATGCCCCCATTAGGTCCACCGACGCTCGTTTACGACGACGACTGCGGCGTCTGCACGCGGGCGGCGCGGTTCGTGGACCGCCGCGCGGTGATCGATATCGTCGGCTTTTCGGAACTCACAGGCGAGCTGCGAGCGCGCTTGCCGGCCGACTACGAGGACTGCGCCCACTTCGTCACCGACGAGGCCACTTATTCCTGTGGCGAAGCGATGGAACGCGCTTACGAACAGACCAACCTCTTCCCGTCGCAGCTGTTTCCGCTGTTCCGTCGCGTTCCGGGATACGAACTCGTCCGTGAGTACGTGTACCGCATCATCGCGTCGAATCGGCCGTTGATCAGTCGACTGCTCCCGTGA